CAAAGGCGATTTATTACGATTGGTTTTCTTTGATGAAATTTATCCAAATGGAAAAAAACCAGAATGGTACGGAAAATATGTAACTGAATTTGTGATGAGAAAAGCTAAATAAATTCAGAAGTAAGAAGTTAGATTTTAGAAGTTATAATTCAAATGCCTTTTGATTCAAATAATTCTAAAATCTAACTTCTAAATTTATTTAACTATTTGCTCTGCGTGTTCTTTTGTATTTACTTTCTTGATAACTTCAGCAATTTTTCCTTCTTCATCAATTACAAAAGTAGTGCGCTGTGTTCCCATATATTTTTTACCAAACATATTTTTTTCCTTCCAAACACCATAGGCTTCGTTGATAGCATGATCTTCGTCAACTAAAAGAGGAAAAGGTAAATCATATTTTTCAACAAATTTTTTGTGAGAAGCTGCATCATCTTTGCTCACTCCTAAAACTACATAACCTTGTTTTTGGAGGTCTGTATAATTATCTCTCAAATTACAAGCCTGTGCTGTACAACCTGGTGTATCATCTTTTGGATAAAAATACAGGATTACTTTTTTGCCTTTGAGTTGGGAAAGTTTTACTT
This is a stretch of genomic DNA from Bernardetia sp. MNP-M8. It encodes these proteins:
- the bcp gene encoding thioredoxin-dependent thiol peroxidase — encoded protein: MELKKGDKAPEFTSHDQNGHEVKLSQLKGKKVILYFYPKDDTPGCTAQACNLRDNYTDLQKQGYVVLGVSKDDAASHKKFVEKYDLPFPLLVDEDHAINEAYGVWKEKNMFGKKYMGTQRTTFVIDEEGKIAEVIKKVNTKEHAEQIVK